aatttttagaataaaccaaatttgttggtaataataaaatttcattcatggataaaaaatattattgaaaatattatgattaaaatttcgTTAGTAAAATGTTAATTAGTAATTTGTACTGATGGttagaaaaaatttatcaataattatcgatgattaaaatttgtcaataattatTGATGGTAAAAATATGTCGATAATTATTTATCAGTAAATATCTCCATTATTAATTAACTATCTACAAATTTTGACCGTTGATAAATAATGCgatttgattattatttcttcttcttcttcttcctcttcgtattcgttttcttcttcttcttcatctcctcTTTCTCCTTTCCTCCTTCTACTTATCATCAGACTCAACCACTATCTCCTCTGTCACCTCCAACCCTTCCTCCTCTTCCTCCAATTCCAACTCTATCATTATCATCATTGCCTCCTCTATTATCGTTGTGAGTTCCATTGCTACCGATAAGAATTAATCTTACTAATTTTAAGGACAACGTGTTGGTGTTTAAGTGGATTAAGAAAGTCTAAAGAAAATCCTTACTAGGCATTAAGATAACAATGTTATGTAAATGTATAACTTCATTTCATAAAGATTCCAAAAAAAAAGACGGTGGattcaaattaacaaaaagaagaacacAATAAGTGAAGGTAACAAgctaaaaattgaagtaaaagaTGAAAAGAGAAGGGATGAAAGAATAAAGGAAGGAAACACACCACTTTCGGGGATGGACCAAACTCAAAGATGAGTGGTGGTGCCACCACTTGAACCTTAGTTCAAGATGAGAATTAAGGAGTTCAAGAACACTCAAAGGAACACTCTCTCAACTCTCACCAATGGTTGAAACAATTACTTTTCTAATTCAATGTTCAACTACATACGAGAGGAGAGAATGTTATCTAAAATACAAAGATGGGTACTACCCGACAAAGTTACaaaatatcttctaaaaatCACAATGATGAGGTAGAGGGGAGAATATTTTCCAATTATTGcaaaattgtcaaaaaattgCATTCTCTCTCTCCAAAAGTATATGCCTCCCAACATGTGGTCATGTGGTCATCGTTCCAAAGATACTTTCATTTTCCACTTTCAAGGGTGTCTTTAGAAAAACTAGAATTGTAATGAGTACACTCCCTTGAGCTATACTTCTCCTAAACCCTTCATTCCTCTATAAATGtgacaacctcaaaaggggaggTATCATTAACAAACCTACAAAACAAACGCACAAGATTAGATGTTAAACACAAAGAGAAATGATAAATGCATTTAAAGAAGGTTAGGAAGATGTCTCCCTTTAGTCTTGCTCCTAGTGATTCTCTTAAGAAGAATACTTCTAGCCTTGTGAGGAGTCATGGACTTATCACCTAGAGTCATTGACTCCACCACTGCCTTCGACTCCTTTCCTCCCATTTTCCCTTCTCTtctactttttttcttcttcccactTATCTCCAATTAATGTATAGGACATATAATGTCGTATTTGATGGTAAATTTGACCtcattttatttacatattaaaaaaaaatcaattatcaataaattttactataaaattataaaaactcaaAGTCAAAACTTTGACATTTTActaatagatattttaattctaaaagaaattctaaattatcaaaaaaatttaataatagcTACACTAAcgacaaaaatatttatcaaaactaaacattacaattttccaacaaaataattaccgataataatattaattgatcataaaaattttaaaatttgtcctttgttgagtttatttttttacaaattttatttcaaagtgTTTGTTAAAGaaaagtttaatgtaaatttaTCTTATGCACAATTAATGGTGTTAAGGAAAATTAATGGTGTTAATGAAAGTGAACTTAATAcctaaaaacatataatataatgtgtTCAAATGAGCCATATTCATCACAATTATATagacaaaaactaaaaaatgttcagaaaataattaaaaagatactattataaaattgaaaatacttttaataaagTACATATGTTTGTGATACAatatattatatcataaatctatatattttattaaatactaatCAATACAATCTTTCAAAGTGTTAGTGTGAAtgtaaattctaataaatcaaatatatcatATCATTTGGAACGTGTAAGAATAAATTAtcttccacattttttttttgtaatttgcTTTGAAGCTTAATGGAATTGATTTTTTCTCCCATGCATGGGCATTTTGCAGTATTATTTGCTTGTGGAGGCAACccatttacttttatatttattttatcttttcactgctaaaaaaatttatattttctgttaattttgttttaaatttttttgtagaaaatactttcacaacaaattttgtaaaaaatacttgtgaattttataattttgtaaaaaataattattcatgaaAGAATGACTTGTCAATcaagatttttagaaaaaatataaaaaaagtcttttcttataaatcttttaacaaatttgcaagaaaaaatcttaggtaatataaaaatttttagccatgttacaaaataataacaattaaataaaaaaacaatatattaaaatatcttctAACTTGCATAAATGTATATGagaaatattgaataaaaataatatattacatacATAAAAGCCATACGTTTTTAATCTGAAAAACCTTCCAATGTAaggataaaaaatttataaatcgTTGAAAccaaataaacatatttattgaGAGAGATTCTAAGAACAGTAAACAAAGTTTACAATATCAATTAAAGCAAACAAAgtatgaaacaataaaaaatgaaaacctaTTACAAATTAATCTTTCTCTGCCTAAATCTTTAATTGAGATTGAATTGATGAAAAAGGATTAATCATCTCTAGTAAACGTacttttcaataataaatacgGTAAACAAATTCGTAGCTTTGattcaaaatccataattagATAGATATTTACAATGATTATTcatcttatcttttctttcatTGTAGATTTGCTGTTTATATTTAGTAATGAGTCTTTCTTTTTGTATCCTAATCTAACTTTTCTCCACCTAAACAAAGTAGAGCATAACCATCTTATATTTAAAgctattttcataataaaaaaaagtcaaaaccTCAACATTATCATTATATTTCTTTCCATAATACTAAAATTACGTGTACATATATTAAGTTCAACAAATCTTTGTAgccaataaattttatctttccaAAAAtctgtaaatttattttatcattgatATATCTCAGTGCCAATTAGCGTACATTAAACAGTAATCTaccagtaattttttttatttatggtagaaattttattaacattaatctTGAGTTTAACACTTATAATTGCATTTTGTGGAATTGTTGAAGAAGATTGCACATGTCCCAAATGGCAAAGGAAATTCAagaaagttaaagaaaattcCACGGTTTAATTTTAGACGTGTGGAAACTGTATCATACAAAATCACATGAATACATATAAGaactttagtttaatttaacttCTCATACACAAACATTGTATCAacgaattaaaaacaaaattctcTTCATTCTAAAAGTCACATTTTTTTCCCGTAACGGATACATCTGATAATATTAACTGCTGTAAGATAATAGATTATTTTGATAATTCTTTTCGGCTTTGATTTTGTTTGCTATTTTTACGTATGAGAAACGAATTTGACCATATTTATAGATAACTATATATTCATTTCCAAGCTTTGACCAAATTCAAGCCCAACATAAATCTAAAAGCTTTTtcgtttttaaaaatatttaaataatatgaaaGAATTAAgtggttgatttttttaaagcatatattttaaagttaaaaatatttcatattattttgactttattttaaCAATACTTATCTTGGactaatgaaaataaactcTTGACACGAAAAAAGTtgaatacatttttatatagtACTACTGAGATGATTTTTTAACTGTGATAAGTAAACCTTTTAAACTAATTTGAATTCATTTGAAGATGCCTTGGTAGTGTAAAGTTTGAAGAAAGGTCCAAAGATCATAACTTGAAGCGATGATTTGTGTTTAAAGTTTGAAGAAGCGTCCAAATGTAATAACTCCATACAGTGACAACTAGAGTTTCGGTGCGGCATAACTTGTCCCCCATGTGtttgtgaaaattttaaaacgaGAGTGTCTCCAAATTTTCTCTGTCATGCAATCATGCATCACCAGACAAAAGtcagaaaaacaaagaaaagccAAAATATCTCATTTCACCCACGTGTCCTCTGCACCTGACTTCTGTGGCATTTCATGCAAATGAGCAGAGGGACCCTTCACCACCACgagaaaaaagagaaacaaaaactAACCAAAAAGACTAAAGAGCTTCTCAAAATAGGACCCCGCCTTTTCCACAACTAATTGCATGCACCACTCAACACCCCAACAAACAATGCACCAAAACaactctctttcttcttcttcttcttctgcttctacttcttctttctTATTGTGCTTCTTCTTCGCCAttctcaattttttcttcttgtaaCATGGTACTCCGTTCCAAACACACCCCTCGTTCCCCCTCGTACTTACTTCCCTGTGTTCTTGCTCTCTCCCTTTTCTCCCTCACCGGCCTTCTCCTCTACAAGGTCCTTAATTTCATCAACcccatgtttttttcttctctgcCCACTTCCCATTTCCCTTTCCTTATTTGCTCTGTAACTTTTTTTCACGCTTTTAGTGACTTTGCCTTCTCTGGGTAATTTCGTTGGACAGGTTGACGACGTCATTTCACGGACCGGAACGGTGGTGGGTCACAACCTAGAACCGACGCCGTGGCACGTTTTCCCTCACAAGCCCTTTGACGAGGAGACTCGCCAGCAGCGTGCGTACAAAATCCTGCAGTGCTCCTACTTGACGTGCCGTTATGCGGCCGCAGACAGCGGTGAAGCACGGCGGAAGTTCCCCGGCGGCGGGGGGGAGTGTCCGGACTTTTTCGGAGCGATCCGGAGGGACCTGGAGCCGTGGATGGAGAGCCGAATCACGGAGGGGCACGTGGCGGGGGCGCAGCGGCTCGCGGCGTTCAGAGTAGTGATTGTTGACGGGAAGATGTTTGTGGATTGGTACTATGCGTGTGTGCAGAGTAGGGCGATGTTCACTCTGTGGGGTTTGTTGCAGCTTATGAAGAGATACCCTGGAAAGGTTCCTGATGTGGATATGATGTTTGATTGCATGGATAAGCCAACTGTTAACAGGATTGAATACCAAGGAATGCCTGTGCCTCTCTTTCGGTATTGCACCACAAAGGAACACTTTGACATCCCTTTTCCGGATTGGTCTTTCTGGGGTTGGTAAGATTTTCAACGGGGTTGTGCAAAAATGCCACCTTTTTCTTGTTGCTTTGTGTGGGTCATTCAATTCAACGCCTTTGATTTTTCATCCACTTGGTTATTGTGTAAGgggtatttttaaagatattctATCCATCTTTAACTTCAAGACTATGGTATGGTTGATAAATAATTGTATCTCTTAACTTTCTCCCAATTTTGTGTGGAATGAAATAATATCTATTGAAAAGTAGACAATTCTGTAATGGATCTGGGTATCTCGAGCTATCAGTACCTGACTTGGGATACCTCAATTcactccaaaaaaaaaaaaaccaaactcATCTTTTAGATGAATGTACATTGCACTTTTTGGTCTTAAAATTTAACGACATGTGCATTgttatttgtgtgtgtttgcAGACAAACCCTGGAAAGCAATGTTCTGTTTCAAGAAATTGGGACGGGACTAGGACTAATTTGAATTAAACTATGTCCCTCTTGTTTTTTTCTCTGTGTAATTCCTGCTGTTGTCTATTATAATATGAGTGTTACCATACCATAACtttaatgaatattattttgatttagaaaattttattagttaataCATCATATGTGTGTATTTTAAGGataaaagttttgttttttcttactCCAGAAAGTAGTGGAGAGCTTGTCTTTAAAAAGAtaatctcttttctttttccaaatgTTTAGAATACTTTTGAAATGTAACAAGATCACTTTGTTGAGTGAGGAAAATTGTCAACTGAGAAAGTGAAGATAATCTCTAAAAGAAACAGAACATAACATACGATTAACGTAAATTAACTATGTTGATGTTCTATGGTCTAGTGAGAAGGTGCAAATAGCTTGATCATTTTGGTGTGTTAGTTTTGACCTGAACCATGAATCTGTTGAACATTTGTTGCTCAGGTCAGAGATAAACATACGACCCTGGAATGAAGAGTTCCCAGATATTAAGAGAGGTTCTCAAAGGATTAGTTGGAGAAATAGGGTACCACGGGCATACTGGAAAGGAAACCCAGATGTTTCATCTCCTATTCGTGTTGAGTTACTAAGCTGTAATCATTCTAGGAAATGGGGAGCACAAATTATGCGTCAGGTTCGATTAAATGAGGACCTTAATTGTGTTtggtaatttcaattttctatgCTCACCATTTTTATCATATCCGATGTGTATTTTGATCTGCATTGCAGGATTGGGATGAAGCAGCTAGGGATGGCTTTAAGGAGTCAAGACTTGCTGATCAGTGTCATCACCGGTGAGCATTACATGGGTCACAAAGCACACTAAACAAAAAATGGATTCTTTTGAACAGTTAATGGTGCACATTGTAGAAGAGCCTGTAGTGGTTTCTTCATTTGAGcaagaacattaaaaataaaaagttgcaCAAAATTTGGATATCCTTTGGCTATATTGTGCTGCCCAATTTTCCCTTTTCGTCACCTTCTTGTATGCCTTTTTCCTACAGGTATAAGATCTATGCTGAAGGGTATGCATGGTCTGTGAGTTTGAAATATATTCTGGCTTGTGATTCTGTTGCATTACTTATAGCACCCCAGTATGAAGATTTTTTCAGCCGTGGCCTTGTTCCAGAGCATAACTTTTGGCCTGTTGATCCCTTAAAACTATGTCCATCTATAAAGTATGCCGTagaatggggaaatcaacactTAGAAGaggtatttatttattcattgttCATTATTTCTGCATTTAAGTTTTGATTCTGCATTATCTCTCCAActgatttttaaaaagaatcatTTTTCCCTCCCATATATTTTGTGTTCACTGTAAAATTTCAGCCTCTGTATTATGAAAAACTACCTTCAAGACTCTGGAACTCATAAAAAATCttcaattaaaaatgttaagaaaaaaatcCATGTCTCCAACACATGGAGGTTGAGATAAAAAAGGACAGAGCACATGCTTAGGATTATATGTTGAGATAAACTATGATTGTCCTCTTTGTGtagttaaattttcaaattcaaatggTTGGAAATTGAAATGAAGGTTCAATTTAACTGCTCAAAATGAATGTGATCACTATTCTTTTTACCTCTGAAAATCACAAGACCATGATTATTAGGAAAGAGGATTGTCTCATACCAGTAAAGAACATGATATTATCATGTTATAAATTAATAGACCCTACACAACTAATGGAAGTCCCTACCATAATTATCTGGTGTCTTTTTCTCTGATAACGTGATATTGTCATGCTACTTACCAACATGAAACGATTCAAAAGCATTTTGGTACAACAATTACCCGTGAGTTTTGTGATACCTTAATTATCGAAGTGGTAAAATGTTTGTGTAAGAAACTGTATCCAAATGAACTTGATGATTCTCATGGTTGATTATGTATTGTTGCAGGCAGAGGCTATAGGGAGAAGAGGACAGGAATTTATGGAAAGCTTGACCATTGATCGAATTTATGAATACATGTTCCACCTTATTTATGAGTACTCAAAACTTCAAGACTTCAAGCCTACTCCACCACCAACTTCGCTGGAAGTTTGTGAAGAATCTCTGCTTTGCTTTGCTGATGAGAAGCAGAGGGCGTTTCTCCGTAGATCAACTGCATCCCCTGCGCCAACCCCTCCCTGCAATCTCAAGCCTCCTCCATAGGGTTATCTCATCTATAGTTTACCACCACCAAAATACTAAGGATGTGCAATATCCAACAACAGGGAATCATGGTTCCTGACATCACAACAAACTgcacatttttaattattgtaaaaatatagtGCCTTGTAGTTATAATTTACAAGATTTAGTTTAGAGATAGGTCATCCTTTCATTCTTTTCTtgcacttttctttctttttgtaaatttcTTAAATCACAATCAAAATAAGATGAATCAGTTTGAGCCAATATACAATATTGTATATTTagtattgaattttttttacacacacacacacactttaaCTGGGCTAATTCAAAATTCGATTTACCAAATTCTGAGCATGATTTTGCATTAGCATACTTTTTGAACAGAAATACCAAAAAGATGTTCCGAATTTGGTTTTCGAAACCGAATTCTGAACTAATACCGTGAAAATGTGTTGTTTAGGTAAATAAAAttactatatattattttggtaaaaaaaaattgcctctaaaaaaatgtaaaatttcaGCTAGGATTGATTAGCTGTGAATGTTTTTGTGATGTGAATACTAACTTTTTGTCGTAATGAAAATAGTCATAGGTTAAGGAGATTATTTCGaataaattaagattttattagaaaaaataaaaagaaaggaaaaatatgagatcatatcaaatttataataaaactacattttagacaaaaattacttattatggggaaaaaaacaaaataaaataaatggaagGAATCTGGTTATATTGTTCTTTATGATTTCCTTTCAAACtttgatattaatatattttgtaaaagttttttCTCTAGAAGATttggtattatttttttcatgataCTTTTCATGAATGACAGCGATATTTATGAGAGATAggtataactttttattatatattatgtattctaataattctatataaaaaatgaactttgttaatcaaactattaaattataaattttcatttcgtattattataattatagatgTCAGATTGTATTAAAACTAAAACTGAATAGCAGTGCACATTTATGGCAGTAATGATagtaataacaattaaaaaaaaaaaatactatccCATATTTACTgtaataaaatctttttttttttattttaacctttaaaaaaaTGCCAGTTATTCTGCATTTCGCATACTTGTGCTGTCATTTTCTGTTATGATATGTGCCACTGTTTGATATTGATAAGTAAATTTTGGATAAGATATTTGGTTGAGGATAGAATGTGGTTTGTTGTTTAAAGGTTTAACGGGTTGgattgtattcatttttatttaaatttattttgatgtgTCAGATTGGtacctatttttaaaaaaatgttaattaaattttaatttttaaaaatatgtctcAACCAAGTTATTTTTAGCAAAAACTTATTAATATCGTTAacagtattgatatttaaaattacttataaaattacgtattgatatttatattaaaatttaattgtaaaaatcataaattaaattaacagctttaataatttttgtttaaaatgaaCTTGATTAAgatactttttcaaaaatttgaattagatTGACACATATTTAAAAGCAGGTACCAAATCGAcacatatgaaaaaaataagtattaacTGAGTAGTTAaatcttttatttgatttttttttttcatttgcattATCTCACAACAGTTGCACACATGATGGAGTAAATGGTTTCGCCACTGCTAAAGGAGGAGAACGTGGTATCATGCAGTGGATGAATGTTGAATTTCTGTGAACTTCAAAATTCTTGAAACAGGTGACTCTAGTGAATTTCCGTGTACAATTTTCTTAGAAGGCACTCaagttttttgtatatattaatgCACATTCCATCACAAAATCTATAGCTGAATGGATTCATGCCACTATAAACAACACGGTTTACGTAaccaaaataatgaaaacttcTGAAAATATCGTACATTGAGTTGTAGCAGCATCTCCTAATCTAACAAGTaatgcataaaaaaaagaaatgaactaAAAATCAAAAACGTTTGGGCCATTAACCATAATGGGGAAGTTTCCAAGACCAAGCAATGCCACAAACACTTTTTGAGTCCACAGAAACCCACCAAAACAACGTCACTCTATGTTCAACtatcaacaaaatttaacaatttaacaTTATATTAATCATGCCGGTGTTAATATGCTAATGTcaccataaatataataataatttttttaatcaaataatcaTTGTACTAATAATCAATCAAAACCAGTCAACTCGTGTCACACACTTGACAGCTATCTGAATCCGAGATCAAAATTctgaatcaaatatattattagtggTCAAAATTGATCTTGACCAGAATTTCCTAGTTAATTGGGAAAGTTCCCAGGCACTAGCTTTGGATAATACATATCATGAGTTCTAGTTATTTATCCAAAAACACATTCATAGTTAGACAAAATTCAGATAAGAAAAACGTATCAGATTTTGCATCAGAGTTACTTGTCCGTATCATTTTCTCAAGTCAAAAGGCTTAATCTTCTCAgcaaatgtataaatgaaaaccAAATCTAAGAAAAGTGATTTTAGTTTCTCCACAAAATTTGTTATAACTGATGAAGAAGTTGTGCAAAAATATGAATTCCATTGATCTAGGACACATCAGCATCTGTTGCGTGTAAGCATGAAGATCGCTGGTTGCGTTGAAAACGGGCTTAAAAAATCAATGTGCCACCACCAACGTGGTTTTGATCTCAAATTTGGCAGCATTTGACTTACCTTAACACTAATTAATTCTGCATGCCCCATGCCTCCATGGCCAGCAATTAAACTAAGCAAAAGATTATGACAGAACCATTCATTAATTAAATCTATTCAAAACTGTTACCTTCTGAATGGCCAGTTCTTTTGGCTGGCCTCACTCAGTAACTAACTCCAACACCTACCTCATTATTTCATACACATACACACAGTTATACCAAAATCATGTAATCAATTGCTAACTACTCACTTTGAAATAGTTAATTGTGAggattttcttttgttttctctaTACCTCATATCAGAAATTCTTGTCATGCTTTCCCCTAAAAAGTTCATAGGTGTACAATCCaaagaataattttgtaaaaggtaaaggaaaaaaataaataaaagaatttgatGAATGAATCAGAAGATGAGGTTTCATTCAAGAGGGGCAGAGAAGGAAGCAAGGGAGATGCTGGTAGGGCTACCTTCAATGAAAGCCAATGCCCTCTCCAAGTTAGCAACTATGTCAGTCATTTCTGGCCTTTCTTTTCCTTCCATGTTCACACAGTGCATAGCAGTGTAAGCCATGATCTCAAGGGACTCAACCTCATTCACTTCTGGTTGTCCAACTCTGTAATCCAACACACTCCAAAGCTCTCCTGATGCTATCTTTGGCCCTGTGTGTTCCACTACTCCTATAGGACTTGAATCATCTTCACTTTTGAACACTGCTCTTTTTCCTGTCAGAAGCTCCAGCATCACCACTCCCAAACCATACACATCACTCTTTGTGGTTAGCACATTCAACACATAGTACTCAGGGTCTATGTACCCTACAGTTCCTACTGCCTTGGTGGACATCAATTCTTGCTCACTCTCTTGCCAGATTAGTGACAATCCAAAATCAGATACTCTGGCATTCCAGTTTGAGTCCAAAAGTATATTTGATGACTTGATATCCCTGTGAATAATGGGTGGCACAGCATAGTTGTGAATGTACTCAATTCCCCTAGCAGCACCCAATGCAACCTTGATCCTCATCTTCCAAG
This portion of the Vigna unguiculata cultivar IT97K-499-35 chromosome 6, ASM411807v1, whole genome shotgun sequence genome encodes:
- the LOC114186994 gene encoding O-glucosyltransferase rumi homolog, with the protein product MVLRSKHTPRSPSYLLPCVLALSLFSLTGLLLYKVDDVISRTGTVVGHNLEPTPWHVFPHKPFDEETRQQRAYKILQCSYLTCRYAAADSGEARRKFPGGGGECPDFFGAIRRDLEPWMESRITEGHVAGAQRLAAFRVVIVDGKMFVDWYYACVQSRAMFTLWGLLQLMKRYPGKVPDVDMMFDCMDKPTVNRIEYQGMPVPLFRYCTTKEHFDIPFPDWSFWGWSEINIRPWNEEFPDIKRGSQRISWRNRVPRAYWKGNPDVSSPIRVELLSCNHSRKWGAQIMRQDWDEAARDGFKESRLADQCHHRYKIYAEGYAWSVSLKYILACDSVALLIAPQYEDFFSRGLVPEHNFWPVDPLKLCPSIKYAVEWGNQHLEEAEAIGRRGQEFMESLTIDRIYEYMFHLIYEYSKLQDFKPTPPPTSLEVCEESLLCFADEKQRAFLRRSTASPAPTPPCNLKPPP